CAGCTGGCCGATGAAAAATGGAATGACTATGAAATTGGCCCGCTCATCGAAAGCCCTTCAAAAAGACTGAGATTTCTGAAAAGCGATTCATATTTGAACCGGTGATTTGTATTTTGAAGATATAAAAAAAGCGCCGTACTTCCGCACAGCGCCTTCAAAATTTTAAAATCAAAGATTTCAGTTGAAATCTAAAATCGAATATCTAAAATCTTATATCAATCCCTGTTCGTGTTTGATCTTGATATTTTTGAGCATATCCTGGGTCATAGCATCGAGGTCGAACGACGGTTTCCATCCCCATTCCAGACGTGCGGCGCTGTCATCGATGCTTTCGGGCCAGCTGTTGGCAATGGCCTGTCGATAATCCGGTTCGTAAGTGATTGAAAAATCGGGTTGATATTTTTTAATGCTTTCTGCCAATTCTGCGGCCGAAAAACTCATTGCGCCAACATTGAAGTTTGAATGATGTTTCAATGATGTAAAATCTGCTTTCAATAAATCAATAGTAGCTTTGATACAATCGGGCATATACATCATCGGGAGTCGTGTTTCAGCGCTGACAAAGCAATTGTACTTATTGAATTTTACTGCATCGTAATAGATTGCGACTGCATAATCTGTTGTGCCGCCGCCGGGAAGTGTTTCATGGCTTATGATGCCGGGATAACGGAGTCCGCGGACATCAAGACCAAATTTCCGTACATAGTAATCGCCAAGTAATTCTCCGGCCACTTTCGTGATTCCATACATGGTGGAGGGCTCAAGAATAGTTTCCTGCGGAGTGTTTACACGCGGCGTGGTTGGTCCGAAAGCCGCTATGGAACTTGGAACCAGAACGCGATCCATTTTCATTTCGCGCGCCACTTCAAATGTATTTATAAGTGCATTTATGTTAACATCCCAGGCCAGTGCTGGATTTTTCTCGCCATTGGCTGAGAGAATAGCTGCGAGATTGATGATGGTATCAATGCTGTATTTTTTGCTTATTTCAGCAATGGCGTTGCGGTCACGGGCATCAAGAACCACCATGGGTCCTGTCGCCAGCGGTGAATTCTCGCGGATATTGATATCTGAAGCAATTACATGTTCGTTGCCGAAATCTTTTCTAAGAGCAAGAGTGAGTTCAGAGCCAATTTGCCCGAAGGCGCCTATAACAAGAATGTTTTTCATCAGGATGCGTTTGTTTTCTTGCGCAAAATTAGATTATTTTCACAGGAAATTTAGATTATTCTGCGATATTTTTGCAGCAATATACCTGATTGTCATCAATTGGCGCCGATATTAGTGTTGAAGCAATAGGCCAATTGTCTGTATTTGTATTTAATGTTCACGTGTTTGTTTCAAGTCCTGGAGGAAACAACTGTTAAAACTTAAAGAGTGACAGGTTCTGATATTTTCGATAGTTGGGCACTGATTGATCTTAAAAAAAAGTGTAGATTTGCCGGTATAAAATATTACAACCATGCAAGGGAAAGTGAAAGAATATCTGACAAAGGAACTGGCAGCCATACGCGAAGCTGGTCTTTTTAAAAATGAACGTATCATTGAAAGCGTACAGGGTGCAGAAATCACCGTAAAGGGGAAAAGAGTTCTGAATTTCTGCGCCAACAACTATCTGGGTCTTTCATCACATCCGGAACTGATTAAAGCTGCGCACGAAGAAATTGATCACCGCGGCTATGGACTTTCATCGGTCCGTTTCATTTGTGGAACACAGGACATTCACAAAGTTCTTGAGCAAAAAGTTTCTGACTTCCTGGGCATGGAAGACACTATCCTTTTCTCTTCTTGCTTCGATGCAAACGGTGCTGTTTTCGAACCACTTTTGGGTGAAAATGACGCAATCATCAGCGACGCACTCAATCATGCTTCAATCATTGATGGTGTGCGTCTTTGCAAAGCTCAGCGCTGGGCGTACAAACACAGCGACATGCGTGATATTGAGGAAGAAGATCAGGCTACCGGAAAAATGGCCAAAGGCCTTGAGCGCTGTCTAAAAGAAGCCCGCGAAAAAGGTTGTCGCTTCATTATGATTGCTACCGATGGCTCTTTCAGCATGGATGGCGACATTGCTGTTCTTGATAAAATTTGCGATCTGGCGGATAAATATGACGCTATGGTAATGGTCGATGACAGTCATTCAACCGGATTCCTTGGTAAAACAGGCCGTGGAACGCACGAATACCGCGGCGTTATGGGCCGGGTGGATATTATAACCACTACATTCGGAAAAGCATTGGGTGGCGCATCAGGCGGCTGCATCAGCAGTTCAAAGGAAATCATTGACTGGATGCGCAATAAAGCCCGTCCGTATTTGTTCTCAAACACCGTTGCTCCTTCTGTAGTTGGCGCGACCATTAAAGTTATGGATATTCTGACAGCTTCAACCGAGCTGCGCGACAAACTGGAAGCCAACACCAAAATGTTCCGCTCGAAAATGACCGAAGCTGGCTTTGATATTGTTCCGGGCGAGCATCCCATCACACCAATCATGTTCGGTAAATATCCGGATTGTTCAAAACTGGCTGTCAAATTTGCTGACCGCATGCTCGAAGAAGGCATTTATGTAATTGCTTTTTCGTTCCCGGTTGTTCCAAAAGGCAAAGACCGCATCCGCGTTCAGATTTCAGCCGGACATAGCACCGAGCAGATTGAAAAAGCCATTGCTGCTTTCACCAAGGTTGGCAAGGAACTCGGAATGCTAAAATAATTGTTGCTTGGCGACATTTGTATTTATAAGTAAAGGGTAAGAGCCGGAGAAATCCGGCTTTTTTTGTGCGCTTGAATTTTGCCACAAGGACACGAAGGCACAAAAACTGAATATTGAACAAGGAATAAGGAAATTTGAAGTAAGAAGTAAGTTTGAAGTAAATAGCCTTCAATATTCTCACTTCATTGTTATTTATTCAGGGTTCAAAGGACCGGGATCTCCCAGAAAACCAACGCGCGCCCAATATAGCTGCAGTGAGAATTGCCAAGAGGACACAAAAATATCCAATGCTTTTGCAGTTCAAAAATAATTTATGTACTTTTGAATTATGAGATTTGTTCCGGCCGATTCATATCGCAGACGCATTTGCTTATCCCTGTCGGGTAAAAGTTTTGATGAATGCCGCAGACAGCTGGGCGATGCGGTTTTTGCTGAACTTCGGCTTGACCGGATTGATATGTCTGAACTGGAAATCCGCAATCTGATTCAGGACGGATATGAATGGATTATTTCAGTCAGAGAACCCTTTTTACTTAAGAATAATTTTCGGGAATTATTCAAAGCTTCTTTGACTGGTAAAATTCGTTTTGTTGATTTTGATTTTCAGCTGATTTCTGACCCCCGCATGCAGGAGTTGCTTAAAATTGCACGTGATGCTGATTACAAAATTATGTATTCGTGGCACGACTTTGAAAAAACACCCAACCGTGAATATTTGTTGAAGAAACGCGAAGAGATTTTTGCTACAGGCCCCGATGCCATAAAAATGGTTTGCATGGCAAATACGATGGATGATGCTGCAACCATTTTATTTGCCTATCGCAATTTTAAAAATATTACAGCGTTTTGTTTAGGTGAAGAATGTAGTGAAACCCGCATTACAGCGATGAAATGGGGGCTTGGAATTTCGTATGCTCATCCGGACGATGCTGAAAGCACGGCTCCAGGCCAGTTTTCGTATTCCGACATGTTGGCTTTTGGTGAAATATTGGACAGAAAAGGAGAATTTTATGATCGAGCAGATTCAGCCATATAAAATTGAAGGTGTGCTGCAGGCCGTTGCTTCGAAAAGCTATCTGCAGCGGGCGCTGGCTATTGCCGGACTTGCAATGGGACCAACATTTATCCGCAATTACAATGCATCCGCAGATGCCATTGCTGCACAAAATATCATTTCGAAACTTGGCGCAAAAGTCAGGGGTGGAAGCCGTCTGCATATTGTTCCCGGCAAACCTGACCCCTCTTCTGAAATTATTTTTGATGCGGATGAATCTGGTCTGAGTTTACGCATGTTTTCTTTTATTGCAGCACTCTACGGAAGAGCAATCATGATGACTGGCAAGTATTCACTTTTGGCGCGGCCGGTCGAGCCCCTCGTTGAAGCATTGTTGCAATGCGGAATTCAGGTTAAAACCACCAATGGCGCATTGCCGCTCACGATTTGCGGACCGATTTCGAAAAATAAAATTGAGCTGGATGGTTCTTTCAGTTCACATATGCTGTCGGGCTTATTGATTGCTGCTCCGCTCCTGGAGCACGATACAGAAATTTCAGTACGCAATCTGGTGAGCCGGCCTTATATTGCAATGACGCTGAATATTATGCGGCAATTTGGTGTTGCCATCGAAAACAATAATTTCAGACAGTTCTATGTAAAAGGCCGTCAGCAGTATCAAGGGCAGGAATATAGTATTGAAGGTGACTGGAGCGCAGCTGCTAATTTTTTGGTAGGCGCTGCAGTTTCCGGAAAAGTTGAAATGACTGGATTGAATCAGAATTCGCTTCAGGCTGATATGAAAATCCGGGAGATTCTGGTTGACTTTGGTGCGCATGTAAATGTGCTCAATAATTTCATAAGTGTTAGTAAAAACGAGGCCAGGCCTTTCAAAGCCGACCTGACCGATTGTCCCGATTTATTTCCACCAGTGGTGGTACTTGCAGCCGCAGCAAATGGTGCTTCGGTGTTAACCGGCACTCAGCGCCTCATTCATAAAGAGTCGAACCGGTTTAAATCATTGCTTGCTGTGTTTTCGAAACTCGGGCTGAAGCTTGAACCACAGGGAAACGACCTGCATGTTTTTGGCGTCGGCTCGCTCCAGGGTGGTGAAGTTGACAGCTTCAACGATCACCGAATTGCCATGTGTGCAGCTATTGCCGCAACGCTGGCAAATTCGGAAATTAAGATCAGCAATGCTGAAGCAGTGAGTAAATCGTATCCCGATTTTTTTGCAGATCTGAGAAAAGTGATGGCGAAATAATAAATATAAACTAAGCCATTCAAGACGGCTTTTTCTAACGGGTAGATGTTACGACATTCCACCGTTTCGGCTAACTTCCGGGTTGACGTTTGACTTTATAAGCCGAAACATGGAACCGTCGTAACTACTGCAAAAACAACGGTTCCATGTTCTTCAGCTCCGGCGTCGCTTTCGAACGGTGGAATGTTGTTTTTGCATCCGACAACAATTTTTTGAAAGCCCCGATAAAATGTCGGGTTAGAACAGCGTCTCCCGAAACTCATTCAGTAAGCTTTCGTCGTCGTTTTTCGGATTGTTCACCCGCGAAGAAACGGGATAAAAATCAAATTCGAGTTGCCCGGATATTTTTGCAATGGTTGCTGCATCGGTATTGTTTGAAAGCCACTCATGCTGCAGTTCTTTGGGCACTACAAGGGGCATGCGTTCGTGAATATGTCTGATGTTTTGAGCAGCTTCGGTGGTGATGATGGTGAAAGTATTTACTTGTTGTCCGTCGGCATCCAGCCATGTATCCCAGAGCCCGGCCATAGCAAAGAGTTTTGCTTCTTTTGGTTTTATTACAAATGGCTGACGGTTTTTATCCTGCATCCATTCAAACCACGATGTGGCGGGAATAAGGCAGCGAGCGGTCTGTACAAGTTTGCGAAACGATGGTTTTTCGTGCAGTGTTTCAACCCGGGCATTGATCATTTTATTTCCGATGGCGGGATCCTTGGCCCACGAAGGAACAAGTCCCCAGCGAAACAACGACAGTGCACCGGGTTTAGTATTGGTGATAACACCCGCCACCTGCGATGGTGCAATATTATAGCGCGGCCTGAACTCAGGTGGTACCGCCAGATTCCACTCTTCTTCCAGGTCTTTTTTCTTTACATTGGCTGTGAAACGTCCGCACATGGTGTGTGGTTTTTTATATATACGAAGATATAGAATAAATGCAATTTTTGTATCTTTGTTCATATTCATGTTTTGCATAATGGAAGAAAATTCCGGACATATTTCAGTGGCAGATTTCTCAAAGCATATGTTTTGGGATGTGAATAAAGCGGAAATTGATTTAGTGCGCGATCGTCACTATGTTGTCAGGCAAGTATTCAGCTGTGGCCTGATGAATGACTGGAAGCTTATTTGCCGGTTGTATGGCATTCAGGAAATAGGCGAAATTGCAAAGCAGATACGGGATCTTGATCCAAAATCACATGCTTTTATTGCCTTGATTGCAAAAATACCTGAAGAGGATTTTTTATGCTACACTACGAAACAATCGACACCCCAACACTGGAACTTCTGAAAGACCTGATGCAGATTCCTGCTCTGAAAAATCTGCGTCTTGTTGGCGGAACCGGTCTGGCTTTACAAAAAGGTCACCGGAAGTCTGTTGATATTGATTTATTCGGATCGATTAAAACCGACGAAATTGAATTAATGAATTCGCTAAGCGTGTTTAAGGATATGAAAATCCTTCAGCAAACAAAAAACATTAAAGTATTTTCCATTAATAATATCAAGACAGACATTGTGAATTATCCCTATCCATGGTTGTTTTCTGGAGTTGAAACGGATGGAATCAGAATGGCAGATATCAGAGATGTTGCTGCAATGAAAGTGGCCGCTATTACAAACCGTGGAACGAAAAAGGATTTTATTGATTTGTGCTTTTTACTTCAGGATTTTTCTATTTCTGAAATAGTCGGATTTTATCTGACTAAATATATTGATGGTTCAGATTTTATGGCGCTGAGGAGCCTTGTTTATTTTTCTGATGCCGAAAGTGATCTGATGCCTGAAATGCTTATTCCTGGTGATTGGGACTCAATCAAAATTAAGATTAAGACCGAGGCTGAAAGATATCAAAAGTTAATATAACGCTTTTGGGAATTTTCTCACACGTGAAAAGGCAATTTGTTTTCTCATTTATATCAATCCCGTCCACGAATAGCGGTCGATGACGTTGCCGAATTTGGTTTGAAGAAATTTAAACGACGGCAGGAAATGTTTGCGTTCGAGATACACAAAATATTCGCGGGTGAGTACGTGAATGTCGTCGTCACTGGCATCCTCGGGAATCGTGAAGCGGTAATTCATATCGCGCAGAAGCCCGATGCGGGGCGCTTTTTCGAATACCGAAGCAAAAGTGGATTTAAATGGAAAATCGATGGCCAGTCCAAGATAATAATAACGTAGCAATGAATTGAAGCCATAGTTGCGATAGGCGCGTTTGGTAGCTCCACGTCCGAGCAGAATGCCGGGGAAGAGATCGAGATGCGCCGGAATGGTATAATGCAGCTTTTCTTCCGCTTCGTGGCGGGTTCGGATAAACTCACCACGCAACGACGACATCAGTTCATCCTTTTCGTTGAAAACGCCGAGAACAATGGCGATGTCGTCTACCTGGTTCCATTCGAGATAGGAATAATTGAGAACCTTGAATTGCGCCGATGACTCATAGGCCTCCTGCCGGACTGCAAACACAGCATCTGCATCGTTCTTATTCAACCTTCGTACGTAACCGATCCCCGTATTCATGTGCTAAAATAATATTGATTTGATCAAATTCCTAACTTTGTTAAAAAAATCATGGAAAATTTTATTTGGAATATACCGACACAAATGCATTTCGGAAAGGATGTATGTCTGAAAATGAGAACAATACTTCCGGCATTTGGTTCAAAAGTCTTGCTGATCAGAGGAGGCGAGTCTACGGTTAAAAACGGCGTCCGGCAGAAGATGATCAACGAAATTGAGAGTGCCGGATTGCAATGGAAAGAATTTTCAGGAGTGAAACCAAATCCCGAAATCGAAGAAGCCCGCGAAGCCGTGAAGATTGGCCGGGAGTTCGCCCCGGATGTGATTCTGGCCGTTGGCGGTGGCAGTGTAATTGATACGGCCAAAGCCATTGCAGCAGCGATTCCGGTCGATAACGATCCGTGGGATTTATATACAGGAAAACTGAAACCAAAAACAGCTGTTCCCATCATTGCTGTGCTGACACTGGCCGCGACCGGCACCGAGATGAATCCGTTCAGCGTGATGCAGAACAGAGCTGAAGGTGTGAAGACATCGTTCATGAGCCGGTTGGTGGCGCCAAAATACAGTTTTCTGGATCCGTCATTTACAGTGAGTGTACCGCGTGCGTATACTGCCTACGGAATTTCGGATCTTGTGGCGCACTCCATGGAAGCATGGTTTGGCGAAGGAGATGCAAGTCTTTCAGACCGTTTTACGGTGGCCATTATTCAGGAAGCAATCGAGTATGGACCTCGCCTGTTGAAGGAAGTGGACAATGTCGATCTGCGCGCACGCATCATGTATGCAGCTACCTGTGCGCTGAATGAGCTTACCATGTTTGGCCGCAAAAGTGGTGACTGGGGTGTGCATGGTCTTGGTCATGTGTTTTCATTACTCTATGGAATTCCGCATGGAGCAACGCTTTCGGCCATTTATCCGGCATGGATGAAACACATTGCCAAACGCGATTCAGCCCGCATTGCGGAATTTGGAAAAGCGGTATTCGGTGTTTCGGGTGTTGATCAAACCATTGAGCATACCATAAAAATGTATCGCAGTTTTTTAAGTCCGACAAATCTCAACGAAATGAAAATTGAAAGTTATGATGAGCATCAGGTGATCGATGCGATGATAAAATCAGAAGCTTCGGGATATCATTATTTACTTAATGAAGAGGATTATCGAGAAATACTGCAATTTATGAAAGCGTAGTCACTGCCATTTCTTTTTAACTTTGCAAAGCAAATTCAATTCATGGCTACCCTTAAAAAGAAAAAACGCTCGTTTTTCGGCCGTATATGGCGGTTTTGTCTGAAACTGGCATTGATGTTTTTTGTTCTTTCAATAGGATCTACGATTGTGTATCGATGGGTCAATCCGCCGGTAACACCATTAATGATCATTCGTCTTTTCGGCCAGAAAATGGAGGGAAAGGAATTGAAAATGGAATATGACTGGGTGGATATTGATTCCATCAGCACATATATGCCGCAGGCAGTCATCGCAGGCGAAGATGGTTATTTTTTATATCACAATGGTTTCGATTGGGATGCTATTGCGCAGGCACAGGAGTATAATAAGACGCATAAAATCAAGCGCGGCGCAAGCACCGTTTCGCAGCAAACTGCAAAAAATGTTTTTCTATGGCCAGACCGAACCTGGCTTCGCAAGGGGCTTGAAGTGTATTTTACTTTTTTGATAGAAACGTTTTGGAGCAAGGAAAGAATCATGGAAGTGTATCTGAATGTGATTGAATATGGCGAAGGAGTTTATGGTGTAGAGAAAGCTTCGCAAGGGTATTTTAAGCGATCCGCAAAAAAGCTGACCATGGATCAGGCCGCCACGCTGGTGGCGTGTTTGCCGAATCCGCGCAAATGGAACCCTGCGATTGCTCCGTCCATTATGTTTTCGCGAAAGGCAATTATTCTGCGCAATATGTATAACATCGGTCCGCAGACATTAGATAAACATCCATACAGCGAAGTCCGTGGAAAAAAGAGGCGATAAAGAAGTTTATGCATGGCTTGAGAAGCTCGGAATTGCGCATGATTATTACGAACATCCGCCGGCTCCGACAGCCGAAATTGCAGCGCAATACTGGAAAGACATTGATGCGGCGCATTGCAAGAATTTGTTTTTCCGCAACCACAAAGGCAATCAGCATTATCTGGTTATTTTTCATTATCAGCAGAATATTCTGATCCGGGATCTGGAGCAGCGTTTGAAGCAGGGAAAGCTCACATTTGCTTCACCCGAACGCATGGAGCGATATCTGAAAATCAGCCCCGGGAGCGTGTCTCCGTTTGGTCTCATTCACGACAAGGATCATCATATCATTGTATTTCTCGATGAAAATCTGCTGCAATACGACCGCATCAGTTTTCATCCGAATCTGAACGAAGCCTCTCTGGTTGTTGGGTTTGGGGATTTTATGAGATATTTGGAGGCGGTGGGGAATAGGTATGAGTTTTTGAGTTTGTATTAAGAATTAAACTGTACGAAATGCAAATGAATGATGCTGATAGAAAGCTAATCCAGTACCAATGCAGAGCAGGCTTTGTTGTTCCAAGCTTGCTGTTTTTTTCTTCGTTACTGGTTTCCTTTGCATTTTTGGTGAATAAAAAAAGTCTGAATTCTGACAAAGAATTTGTTTTTATAATTTGGCTATTGATCTCTTTGGTAGCGGCAATTCTGATATCATTTATCATGAACAGAAAATATTATCAAGATTTGCGCTTTGGAGAAAAGGAATGCAAAAAGAAAATCATCCAGAACACTATTCAAAGAACGGAATATGAGGCCGGAAGTGGCGTTGTAGGTCATTCAGCCATGGAAATGAAAGCTTTTACCCGTTACGATATCATCGTCGAAAACATCGCTTATCAAGTTGAAGTAGATTTTTATTTGCATAGTAAAAAGGGAGATGCAGTTCTCTTTTATTATGCCAGTAAAAGCAGGTTTTTATTAGGCTTCGAATTGGAAAAATAATAAAACAGTGTTATAAATAAATAGGAGAAATCCGCCGCGGCGGATGAGTTCCAGGTCGCTGTCTTCCTTCGATACAATTTTTTCTTCGTTTCCCTTCGAAAAAATCACTCAGGATGACAGCGATTTAGAGGCTGGGCGTAGTCTTTAATATAAAATACGCTGGGCGTAGTCTGGAGACTACGCCCTCCAGAAAAATATTAAAAGACTACGCCCAGCCATACTTATTTCATCAATTCCGAAATCATCCGGTCGGCAAACAACAGACCTGAACGCGAGAGTGCAAGAGACTTTTCGGTGATATGAAAATTATCAGATGCGTTTAATTTATGCACTTCTCTTTTTAATTCTTCCACGCTCTGTTCACCGAAAAGCTGTGTCATTTCATCAAGCTGAATGCCGCATACCATACGCAAACGAGTCAATAAAAATTCGTTGTAGCGATCAGTATCATTTAATGTTTCACTTTCGAAAACCGGCTTCCGATCATTGATTCCGGTAATATACTGTTGAAGATCCGACACATTCCACGATCTTGTTTTTCCGTCGAACGAATGGGCCGATGGCCCGAGACCAAGGTATGGCGCGCCTTTCCAATAGGCACTGTTGTGTTTCGATTCAAATCCGGGAAAACAAAAATTGCTGATTTCATATTGCAGAAAGCCACATGCTTCGGCTTTTTCAACAGCTCTGATGTATTCTGACGCCTGAAAATCTTCGTCGGTGTTTTGCAGAACGCCTTTATTGATGCGGTTTTCGAGTATTGTACCTTTTTCAACAGTGAGCGAATACATACTGAGATGCTTCACGCCAAGATTTTTTATTTCTTCAATGCTTTTCAAAACTGTTTCCGGATCAGATTCTGGAATGCCATGAATAAGATCGGCGCTCACATTATCGAAACCCGCATGAATTATATCTCTCAACGCCTGATGTGCACGAGAGGCATCGTGTTTGCGCCCAAGATATTTCAAATCGTTATTATCGAAAGACTGAACGCCGATGCTGATTCTGCTCACTCCCTGATTTTTCCAGAAAGAGAGTTTTTCCGGAGTGACATCATCTGGATTGGCTTCCAGTGTGACTTCTGCATTGGCTTCAATAGCGTAATATTTATGAATTGCGGAAATGATCTCACTGAATTCCTGCTCTGAGAGTAGCGAGGGCGTTCCCCCGCCGAAATAAATTGTCTGTAAAGGGTTTATTATTTCATCTTTTCGCAACTCCATTTCGCCAATAAGCGCTTGCATAAATTCACTGTGCCATTTTTTTGTTGCAAGCGAAAAGAAATCGCAATATGGGCACTTCGAATGGCAGAATGGAATATGGATGTAGAGATGAGACATTTGCAGTGGTCAGAGAGTGGTTATTGGTTAATAGTTAACGGTTATTGGTTGGCGGTTGTTGGTTAGTGATACGTTGTAAAGTGTATTTTTACTGGCTACTTACCATTGGTTACTCACCACTATCACGTGCCTTTAAGAACTTTACAACCGAGACACGAAGTGGCGAGCTCATGAACACAATTAAAAGCAATTTAACGGGTGAATAAACTTTCAACTTTCAACTTTCCACTTTAGCACGAAGTGCTAGTAAGCACGTTCGTTGCGGCCTTCAATGAAATTAATGAACGATTGAGTTACCACACGATTGCCTCCGGGCGTAGGATAATCGCCGGTGAAATACCAATCACCTTTGGTTTTCAGTGCCAGATGCATGTTTTCGATGCTTTGATATACAACATTGATTTTTGCATTGATGCCTTTGGGTGTAATCATCATGGCAATTTTTTCCGAAATCTGATTGGCGGTAAACGGCTTGTAAATTTTCTTTACATGATTTACCATTTCTTCTTTCGGTTTGCCGATCTGTTCTTTGCAGAGACGGTACACTTCGTCGATAACATTGGTTTGTTTTGTGTCGTGCAGCAATTCGATGGCAGCGCGGAAAGCAATGAAATCGCTGAGTTTGGCCATGTCGATTCCATAGCAGTCGGGGTAACGGATTTGCGGAGCTGACGACGCCACAAGTATGCTTTTCGGCTCGAGACGATCCAGAATTTTTATAATGCTTTGCCGCAGTGTTGTCCCGCGCACAATGGAATCGTCTATGACAACAAGATTGTCAATTCCATTACGCACCAGTCCATAGGTTACATCGTAGATGTGATCGACAAGATCTTCGCGTTCCTTATCAGTCGTAATGAAGGTGCGCATTTTCATATCCTTCACGGCAATGGTTTCAGCGCGCGGATGCAATTTTAATATTTCATCAATCGCTTCGGCCGATGGATTCTTTAATGCCAGGATTTTGTCGCGTTTTACTTTGTCCGTAAAATCAAGCAGGGATGCATACATTCCCATGAAAGCCACGATGGCAGTATTTGGAATATACGAAAAAACGGTGTTTTCGATGTCGTAATTAATGGCTTCGAGCACCTGCGGAACGATGAGCCGGCCTAGTTTTTTGCGTTCCCTGTAAATATCGGCATCGGTTCCGCGCGAGAAATAGATTCGTTCGAAGGAGCAATATTTTTCTTCTTTTGGTTCAATGATCTGTTCAACGGAATAGGAGCCGTCTTTTTTCACAATCAATGCCTGGCCTGGCTTTAGCTCCTGTACGTCTTCGTAATGAATATTAAAAGCTGTTTGAATAACAGGACGTTCGGAAGTTGCCACCACTATTTCATCGTTTGCATAATAGAATGCTGGCCGAATTCCGGAAGGATCGCGCAAAACAAAAGAGTCACCGTTACCAATCATGCCCGCGAGAACAAAGCCGCCGTCCCACAACGTGCTTGATTTGCGGAGGATGTTTGCAATGTTCAGCTCTTTGGTGATGTGATAAGAAATTTCAACGCGGGATAATCCTTCGGCTTTATAGCGTTGATAAAGCAAGTCGTTTTCTTCATCCAAATAATAACCGATTTGCTCCATGATGGTCACGGTGTCGGCCGTTTCGACCGGGTGTTGACCCATCTGAATCAGTTTCTGGAATAGTTCTTCAGCATTGGTCATATTGAAGTTTCCGGCCAGAATCAGGTTTCGGGTTTTCCAGTTATTGGGACGAATAAATGGGTGTACGTATTTAATGCTGTTTTTTCCGAAGGTTCCGTATCGCAAATGGCCAAGAAAAACTTCACCGGTAAAGTCAACATTTTCTTTCAAATAGTCAAGGTCGAGGTAGCGTGGTGATTGTGCGTTCTTAAGTTCATGCAGCGGAGCAAATGCCTGGTTGAAGGTATCGATGATTGGGGCAGACGAATTGCTTCTGATTCGATTGATGTAGGGCTTTCCGGGATGCATATC
Above is a window of Bacteroidetes bacterium GWF2_43_63 DNA encoding:
- a CDS encoding glycine C-acetyltransferase — its product is MQGKVKEYLTKELAAIREAGLFKNERIIESVQGAEITVKGKRVLNFCANNYLGLSSHPELIKAAHEEIDHRGYGLSSVRFICGTQDIHKVLEQKVSDFLGMEDTILFSSCFDANGAVFEPLLGENDAIISDALNHASIIDGVRLCKAQRWAYKHSDMRDIEEEDQATGKMAKGLERCLKEAREKGCRFIMIATDGSFSMDGDIAVLDKICDLADKYDAMVMVDDSHSTGFLGKTGRGTHEYRGVMGRVDIITTTFGKALGGASGGCISSSKEIIDWMRNKARPYLFSNTVAPSVVGATIKVMDILTASTELRDKLEANTKMFRSKMTEAGFDIVPGEHPITPIMFGKYPDCSKLAVKFADRMLEEGIYVIAFSFPVVPKGKDRIRVQISAGHSTEQIEKAIAAFTKVGKELGMLK
- a CDS encoding monofunctional biosynthetic peptidoglycan transglycosylase, translating into MATLKKKKRSFFGRIWRFCLKLALMFFVLSIGSTIVYRWVNPPVTPLMIIRLFGQKMEGKELKMEYDWVDIDSISTYMPQAVIAGEDGYFLYHNGFDWDAIAQAQEYNKTHKIKRGASTVSQQTAKNVFLWPDRTWLRKGLEVYFTFLIETFWSKERIMEVYLNVIEYGEGVYGVEKASQGYFKRSAKKLTMDQAATLVACLPNPRKWNPAIAPSIMFSRKAIILRNMYNIGPQTLDKHPYSEVRGKKRR
- a CDS encoding UDP-glucose 4-epimerase, which codes for MKNILVIGAFGQIGSELTLALRKDFGNEHVIASDINIRENSPLATGPMVVLDARDRNAIAEISKKYSIDTIINLAAILSANGEKNPALAWDVNINALINTFEVAREMKMDRVLVPSSIAAFGPTTPRVNTPQETILEPSTMYGITKVAGELLGDYYVRKFGLDVRGLRYPGIISHETLPGGGTTDYAVAIYYDAVKFNKYNCFVSAETRLPMMYMPDCIKATIDLLKADFTSLKHHSNFNVGAMSFSAAELAESIKKYQPDFSITYEPDYRQAIANSWPESIDDSAARLEWGWKPSFDLDAMTQDMLKNIKIKHEQGLI
- a CDS encoding prolyl-tRNA editing protein; this encodes MNIHTAKSVEKRGDKEVYAWLEKLGIAHDYYEHPPAPTAEIAAQYWKDIDAAHCKNLFFRNHKGNQHYLVIFHYQQNILIRDLEQRLKQGKLTFASPERMERYLKISPGSVSPFGLIHDKDHHIIVFLDENLLQYDRISFHPNLNEASLVVGFGDFMRYLEAVGNRYEFLSLY
- a CDS encoding 3-phosphoshikimate 1-carboxyvinyltransferase, with product MIEQIQPYKIEGVLQAVASKSYLQRALAIAGLAMGPTFIRNYNASADAIAAQNIISKLGAKVRGGSRLHIVPGKPDPSSEIIFDADESGLSLRMFSFIAALYGRAIMMTGKYSLLARPVEPLVEALLQCGIQVKTTNGALPLTICGPISKNKIELDGSFSSHMLSGLLIAAPLLEHDTEISVRNLVSRPYIAMTLNIMRQFGVAIENNNFRQFYVKGRQQYQGQEYSIEGDWSAAANFLVGAAVSGKVEMTGLNQNSLQADMKIREILVDFGAHVNVLNNFISVSKNEARPFKADLTDCPDLFPPVVVLAAAANGASVLTGTQRLIHKESNRFKSLLAVFSKLGLKLEPQGNDLHVFGVGSLQGGEVDSFNDHRIAMCAAIAATLANSEIKISNAEAVSKSYPDFFADLRKVMAK